The following are encoded in a window of Solidesulfovibrio magneticus RS-1 genomic DNA:
- a CDS encoding UbiD family decarboxylase, with amino-acid sequence MQKGFPRQYDDLNAHLEKLDKAGLLWTISDPINKDRHLHPFVRWGYVGDVGTVVANNPKRAFLFTNVTDSKGHSYQGDCDVMVGGTAGSPAIYAASLGIDDAGDDLTALSQKIFAKWVQAFEKPVPAVEIPSEAAPVHEVVLTGDALKGGEGKGLAGLPVPNNTPGWDTAPYFSAGLWITKDLDTGVENISQNRCSLKASDRMTAMWLIQTNGGAHNNWVKYKERGEKMPVALIVGAPPMLQVIGPQKTPEHLNDLDVAGGLAGVPYRKVACKTVPLMAPADAQIIIEGWIDPTKLEMEAPFGESYGNMSVEEYNHSVEVTAITRRKKATITSMISQMAPSESGVIKQLNYSAVMLNHLKNTLYVRQVKDVALHGPMIGVSRLTVIVLEKNTPRTEVWRALTGASAFMRSVGKITVAVDEDINPNNVEEVLWAIAYRTDLMKSVKIEDYQANGHAPKLRDREWEAKIMIDATMHYPMPPVALPTKDIMEEARELWEKAGLPKIAPRWKWYGYSLGDWCEEWTKCADRAVAGDWLLNGIRTAVLVDTDAVGGPTAGVPRKGVVRYNEQTGQVEYPEGFPLRDKFNTDE; translated from the coding sequence ATGCAGAAGGGTTTCCCGCGCCAGTACGACGACCTCAATGCGCATCTCGAAAAGCTCGACAAGGCCGGACTCCTGTGGACCATCAGCGATCCCATCAACAAGGACCGCCATCTGCATCCCTTCGTGCGCTGGGGCTATGTCGGCGACGTGGGCACGGTGGTGGCCAACAATCCCAAACGCGCCTTCCTTTTCACTAACGTCACCGACAGCAAGGGCCACAGCTACCAGGGCGACTGCGACGTGATGGTGGGCGGCACGGCCGGTTCGCCGGCCATCTACGCAGCTTCGCTGGGCATCGACGACGCCGGCGACGATCTCACCGCCCTGTCCCAGAAAATCTTCGCCAAATGGGTCCAGGCCTTTGAAAAGCCGGTGCCGGCCGTGGAAATTCCCTCCGAGGCAGCCCCGGTCCATGAAGTGGTCCTCACGGGCGACGCCCTCAAGGGCGGCGAGGGCAAGGGCCTGGCCGGCCTGCCCGTGCCCAACAACACCCCGGGCTGGGACACCGCCCCGTATTTCTCGGCCGGGCTGTGGATCACCAAGGACCTGGACACCGGGGTGGAAAACATCAGCCAGAACCGGTGCAGCCTCAAGGCCTCCGACCGCATGACCGCCATGTGGCTCATCCAGACCAACGGCGGCGCCCACAACAACTGGGTGAAATACAAGGAGCGCGGCGAGAAGATGCCCGTGGCGCTCATCGTCGGCGCGCCGCCCATGTTGCAGGTCATCGGACCCCAGAAGACCCCCGAGCATTTAAACGACCTCGACGTGGCCGGCGGTCTGGCCGGCGTGCCCTACCGCAAGGTGGCCTGCAAGACCGTGCCGCTCATGGCCCCGGCCGACGCCCAGATCATCATCGAAGGCTGGATCGACCCGACCAAGCTCGAAATGGAAGCGCCCTTCGGCGAATCCTACGGCAACATGAGCGTGGAGGAATACAACCACTCCGTCGAGGTCACGGCCATCACCCGGCGCAAGAAAGCCACCATCACCTCCATGATCTCCCAGATGGCCCCGTCGGAATCCGGCGTCATCAAGCAGCTCAACTACAGCGCGGTGATGCTCAATCACCTGAAAAACACGCTGTACGTGCGCCAGGTGAAAGACGTGGCCCTGCACGGCCCCATGATCGGCGTTTCCCGCCTGACGGTCATCGTGCTGGAGAAAAACACCCCGCGCACCGAGGTCTGGCGGGCGCTCACCGGCGCCAGCGCCTTCATGCGCTCGGTTGGCAAGATCACCGTGGCGGTCGATGAGGACATCAACCCCAACAACGTCGAGGAAGTGCTGTGGGCCATCGCCTACCGCACCGATCTCATGAAGTCGGTGAAAATCGAGGACTACCAGGCCAACGGCCACGCTCCCAAGCTGCGCGACCGGGAATGGGAGGCCAAGATTATGATCGACGCCACCATGCACTATCCCATGCCGCCGGTGGCCCTGCCCACCAAGGACATCATGGAAGAGGCCCGGGAACTTTGGGAAAAGGCCGGGCTGCCGAAAATCGCCCCGCGCTGGAAGTGGTACGGCTATAGCCTTGGCGACTGGTGCGAGGAATGGACCAAGTGCGCTGACCGGGCCGTGGCCGGCGATTGGCTCTTAAACGGCATCCGCACCGCCGTGCTGGTGGACACCGACGCCGTGGGCGGCCCCACCGCCGGCGTGCCGCGCAAGGGCGTGGTGCGCTACAACGAGCAGACAGGCCAGGTCGAATATCCCGAAGGCTTCCCCCTTCGCGACAAGTTCAACACCGACGAATGA